The sequence GGGCATCTACGGCCTGGAATGGGGCGTCATCAGCAATGGCGGCCATTTGAACATCCTGAACGCGGATGGCGTCCTCAACTGGGAGTCCAATGGCTCCGGCCAGCTCATCGGCGACTACAACACGCCCAAGAACGACTATGCGGGGCTCTACACGCTGATGAGGACCAAGGGCTGGGTGGGCCAGTTCAACCATCCTTCGCTCTCAAGCCAGTTCATCGTGGGCGGAACGGCCCTGGGCTACACGGCTGATGGCGACGAGGCCATGGCCCTCTGCGAAGTGCTCAACACTTCGGCCTTCTCCACCAACCTCACCGAAACCGAGACCGGCCACAGCAGTTGGGAGCAGACCTTCAACGCGCTCCTGGCCTACGGCTACCATCTGGCGCCCAGCACCGACCAGGACAACCACTGCGCCAACTGGGGCGCCAGCTCCACCAACCGGACGGGCGTGTTGATTCCCACCGGGACGCCCCTCACCATGGCGAGCTTCATGGATGCGGTCAAGGCCCGGCGCGTCTACGCCACCATGGACAAGAACGCGCAGCTCATCCTCACGGCCAATGGCCATGTCATGGGCGAGCGGTTCGTCAACAGCGGCTCCCTGACCCTGACCGCGAACTATTCCAGCGCCAACGGCCACACGGTCTCCCAGGTGCAGATCTTCGAAGGCGTCCCGGGCAGCGGCGTCGCCGTGAGCCAGACCTCCAACACGGCGGTCACCACCATCACTCCGGCCAATGGCGAACATTTCTATTACGCCAAGATCACCCAGGACAACGGCGACCTGATGTGGTCGGCACCAGTGTGGGTGACCCAGGGCGGAACCCCCGCCAACACCGTCACGGCCACCATCTCCAGCCCCACGGGCAATCTGACGGTCGCCTCGGGCACCGCGGTGAATTTCGCGGGCAGCGCCACCAGCAGCGCGGGAAACCCGCTCACCTATTCATGGAACTTCGGCGATGGCGGCACCGCCGCAGGAGCGGCGGCCAGCCACACCTTCACCAACAGCGGCGCGAGTCCGGCCGCCAGCACGGTGACCTTCACCGCCAACGACGGAACAGCCACGGGGACCGCGACCCGCGTGATCACCGTGAACCCGGCCGCCGGGGCGAACACCGCGCCGACCATTTCCGCCATCGGAAACCAGGCCACCGCGCAGGACACACCGACGGCGCCCATTTCGTTCACCATCGGCGACGCGGAAACCGCCGCCACCTCCTTGTCCGTGGCGGGCAGCTCCTCCAATGCGGCACTGCTTCCAAACGCGAATATCACCTTCGGCGGAACGGGTTCGGCCCGCACCTTGACCCTGACTCCCGCGGCCGGCCAGAGCGGCACAGCCGTGGTCACCGTGACCGTGACGGATGGCGGCGGCCTCGCCGCCAGCGCCTCGTTCACGCTCACCGTGAATCCCGCGGGCGGCGCCGGCAGCCTCCTCATCAGCCAGTACTACGAGGGCCTGAGCAACGACAAGTGGATCGAGATCACCAATGTCGGTAGCGCCGTGATGAACCTGGCCTCGCCGGCCCGTTACCTGGCCCTTTACGCGAACACCGCCGCGGACGCGCCTTCCGGCCTCGCTCCCAGCAGCTCCCTCGCCCTCACGGGCAGCCTGGCGCCGGGCGCCAGCCTACTCTTCAAGAACAGCGCCTCGGCCAATCCCACCTATGCCACAGGAACCGCCAGCGGCGTCATCAATTTCAACGGGGACGACCTGGTGATTTTGAGCGCCAGCAACGGCACCGCCGCCTGGGCGGACCGCCTGGATGTCGTGGGGAATGGCACGGCCTGGGGCACGGACAAGTCCTTCGCGCGGATCGCCACGGTCGGCGGTGGAAACCCGACCTACACGCCTGCGGAATGGACCCCGTTGACGCTGGCCGCCGTGAACGGCGCCGCCACCGGGACCACCGAACGGCTGGGCACCCACATCTTCGGATCCGCCCCTGCGGACACCCAGGCTCCCACCGTCAGCGCCACCGAGATCGGCACCAGCGGCACGATCACCTTCAATGCCACCGCTACGGATAACGTCGGCGTCACAAAGGTCGAGTTCTACGTGGATGGCGTGCTGAAGGGCACGGACACCGCATCGCCCTATTCCATGACGCTGGACTCCACCACCTTGACCAACGCAGCGCATTCGCTGACCGCCAAGGCCTATGACGCCGCCAGCAACATCGGCACGAGCACGGCCGTGAGCTTCACCATCAGCAATGCCGTGCCCGATACCCAGGCTCCCACCGTCAGCGCCACCGAGACCGGCACCAGCGGCACGATCACCTTCAATGCCACGGCCACGGACAATGTCGGCGTCACGAAGGTCGAGTTCTACGTGGATGGCGTGCTGAAGGGCACGGACACCGCATCGCCCTATTCCATGACCCTGGACTCCACCACGTTGACCAACGCAGCACATTCGCTCACCGCCAAGGCCTATGACGCCGCCAGCAACATCGGCACGAGTACGGCCGTGAGCTTCACCATCAGCAATGCCGTGCCCGATACCCAGGCTCCCACCGTCAGCGCAACCGAGACCGGCACCAGCGGCACCATCACCTTCAATGCCACGGCCACGGACAATGTCGGCGTCACGAAGGTCGAGTTCTACGTGGATGGCGTACTGAAGGGCACGGACACCGCATCGCCCTATTCCATGACCCTGGACTCCACCACGTTGACCAACGCAGCGCATTCGCTGACAGCCAAGGCCTATGACGCCGCCAGCAACATCGGCACGAGCACGGCCGTGAGCTTCACCATCAACAATTCCGTATCCACCACCTTTAATGAAGTGGAGGCCAACAACACCCAGGCCACCGCCAACGCAGTGGGTGCCACCATCACGAAGATCGTCGGCTACTTCCCATCCACGACCGACAACAACGACTACTTCAACGTCACCTTGCTGGCGGGCCGCACGCTCATCGTGGACATGACCGGTCCCACGGCATCCGCCCAGGACTACGATCTGTACCTGCTGAGCAGCACCGGCACGCAGCTGGCGTCCTCCACTGGCAGCAGCACCACCGAGCACGTGAGCTACAAGAACACCAATGCGACCGCGTCGAAGGTCATCACGATCCGCGTGAACCGCTACGCCAGTTCCAGCAGCGTCACACCCTACACGCTGACCATGAGCCGGTGACGGCATCCGGCTCCGGGTTTCAAGATCTAGTCTCAAGTCCTAAGTCTCAAGTCATTTTGAGGCGCCTCGGCGTACCACAATTGAATGCGGCCAAAGGCCGCCTCCATATTGAGACTTGAGACTTGGGACTTGGGCCTACAGCCCTCCGCCCCGCCTCACGCTTTTGGATATACGCGCAGCGCCTTCCACTGCTTGAGCATCACCTTTCCCGGCTCGAAACCCCGGGGTTTGCTCACATCGGCTACGCGGCAGAGGTGCACTTCCACCTTGCCGCCGTCCCTGGCCTTGCTATGGAAGGCCGCCAGTTCCGCGGCCCGCTCCAACACCTCCCGGGGGGCATCGCCCAGCTTGTCGGGATTACGGATGATGACGTGGCTGCCGGGCACGCCTGCCACATGCAACCACCAGTCCAAAGGCGCTGCGACCTTGAAGGTGAGGCGGTCGTTGTCCGCATCGCCTTTGCCGATGAGCACTTCGAATCCGTCGATGACCACGGAGCGGAAGGCCAGGCCTTTGCCGTCGGCGCGCCGGTTCGGCTGCTTGTCCTCGCGTTTGGGTAGTTGATTCATGGGCGTCTTGTTTTTGGGTTTTTCGGTTGGAGGCGCTGCGCCTAGATCGAGGGCCTTCAATTGTCGCAGCCGCTCGGCTTCCAGTTGCGCGACCTTTGCCAGTCCACGTTCCGCGCGCTTGGCCGCGGAGTACCACCGCTGGGCAGCGGCTTCGGCGTTCAATCCAGGAGGCAGGTCCAGCGTACTGCCGTCCAGCAGCTCCACGTGCCCCGGAGCGCCCTTCAAGCGATACAGCTCGGCCGAGAGGCGGGAGGCTTTGGACTTGGATCCGAGGGAAGCCCGATGGCGTTCAAGGTCCCGTTTCAGTGCCTCGCCCAGCCGATCAAGCCGGGCTCGCTCCGACACAAGCCGGCGGTCCACGGCGACCTTCGCAGGATTCAGCAGCAGGTGTTCCGCCTGGGCCAGGGACCAGGCGTGGTGGCGCGCCGCCAGATCGCCTTCGCCATCGAGAATTTCATCCAGGGCGCCCGAGAGGGCCAACTCCAGGCGGTCCGGGAAGGCGTCCTTCCACCTCAGCAGGGGCGGAGGATCGTGGTCGGGCACGGGCGCCACGGCCGGAAACGGCGAGCCCATGCCGATCCGGACCGCATTCAGATCCAACCCATCGAGCCGGAGCCCGGCGCGGCCGGGGATGGCCTGAAAGGCAAGGCGCATGCCCTCGATGCGGCCGGTGAGCACGCGCCGCCGGAAATCCAGTCCCAGCCACCGCTCCCGGGGATCGCCATGGACGGCTTCGAGCCGCGCGCCTTTCAATTCCAGACCCCAGCGCCGGGACAGCTCCACCTTGGCTTCGGCTTTGAGAATCCGGCAGGCCTCGTCGCCCTCCCGCACGAGCCACAGCCGGGGCCCCGGGTGCAGCAGGAAGACCCAGGTCCACCCGCGTCCGGAACCTTTGGATGGGCTGAAGACCATCAGCAGGGCCCGGTGCGACACATGCACCGCGTCCACGGATGCGCCCAGGGCCAGCCGGTGGCGGGCGAGGGCGAGGAGCAGCGGCGCATCCATGGTTCCAAGGTGGCACACCTGGGCCCTGCGGGCCATGCGGCTGTCCCGTGCGGCCTACCGCTCTGCCACACTGGACCTTCTTCTCGGATCCTCCATGCTGTTCGTCCGCACGCTCCGCAGCTTCCGCGCGTGGGGGATTTTCCTCCCCCTGCTGGCGGTGCTGTCGGGGGTGCCTCCGCTGAGGGCCCAGACGCCTTCGACCATCCCCCGCCGGGCATCGAAGCCCTGGATGCGGGATGGCGCTACCACGCGGGCGATGATGCCGCCTGGGCCCGGCCCGACTTGAACGACCAGGGGTGGATCGAGCTACCGAGCCTGCGGAAAGTGCGGAGCCCCACACCTTCGGGGCCCGTGTGGTTCCGCCGCCGGGTCCAGCTGCCCCGGGGGGCGAGGGGGCAGGAATGGGGGCTGGCTTTCGGCCGGGCCTTCGCGAGCGCCGAGGTCTACGCGGACGGCCGTTTGGTGGGCAGTTCCGGCAGTCTGGGACCGCCTCCCGAAGGGCCTCCTGTTTCAGACCTGAAAGCCTTCGCCATACCGCTGGCGCCTGCGGGGAATACCCTCAGCCTGGCCATCCGCACCGACTTGCCGCCGGAGTACGCGGAAATGGAGGGCGGCCGCGGAACGGCTCTGGGCCGGGTGGTCTGGGTCGGCCCTTCGGCGCTGGTGCAGGCCTTTGCGGCCCAGACCAATGCCCTTGCGGAGGCCGCCTCCGCGCGCGCAGACCTCAGCCACTGGGTGCTGATGATCAGCTTCGTAATGATGGGCCTCTTCCACCTGCAGCTATTCTCGAGGCGGAAGGATGCCCGCTACTACCTTTGGTTCGGCCTGGTGGCCATTTCCATGGGCCTGCGGGAAAGCGCCCTGACGGATTGGGCCATCGGCCCCTTCGGCCATCCCCGCATCACCTTCTGGGCCTCCTGGTTCTTCCTGCTCAGCAGCAGCCCGCCCTTCATCGAATTCCTCTGGCCCTTCCTGGGCCACCCCATTCCGCGCTGGCTGCGGGTCTACCAGGCCTCCTTCATCATCCCGGCCCTGGCGCTTTTCCTGCCGGTGGACCTGGCCCTCCAGGTCATCCGGACCATCGGGCCCTACTGGGGCCTGCCCGGCCTGCTGCTGGGCGCGTGGCTCGTGGCGCAAGGCGCCTGGAAAGGCCGCGCGGAGGCCCGCACCATCGCGTTCGGCATGGCGATGGTCATCCTCGGCGGACTCTATGAACTGGCCTACTGGGTGGGCTGGTGGCCCTATGTCGGCACCCTTTCCGTGGGATTCATGGCCTTCCTCGGCAGCATGGCCGTATCCGTTTCCAACCGCTATGCCCGCGCCCACGCGGAGACCGAAGCCCTGAACCGCACCCTGGAGCAACGCGTCCTGGACCGCACCGCGGAACTGGAGGATGCCCAGGCGCGCGTGCACCGCCTCACCGAAAGCTCGCGCCAGGCCATGCGCGATCCGGGCGCCTGGTCCGAGGCCATGGCCAATGAGCTCGCGCAATCGCTGGATGCTGCCTCCGTCGAGGTTTGGCGGATGGAAGACGGCGGACTTTCGAAGCTGACGGTCCACACGGGCGAGGCGCCGGATCTCCGGACGCTTGAACTGGGGCTCCACCAGCCGCCCGCATTCCCGGAAGGCCGGGAAGTGGTCCTGCCTGTGTCAGGCATGAGCGGGGATCTCCGCGCGGCGGTGATGGTGAGAGGCAAGCAGGGCCCCTGGAGCGAACCGGAAAAGCGGCTGCTCGAGACCTTCGCCAACCAGTTGGGCGGGGCGCTGGAATTATCGCGGATGCGCTCGGAGGTGGAGGCGGCCACCCAGCGCAGGACCGCCACGAGGCAGGCGCTCCTGGAGCAGGGGTCGGGGCTGCTCCAGGTCTGTCCCCAATGCCGGCGCTGCTTCGACCACAACCTGACCATCTGCGCCGCGGACGGCTCGGTGCTGGATTCCACGCGCATCTTCCCCTACCGGATCGCTTCGCGCTACCGCCTGACCCGGTTGCTCGGCGAAGGAGCCATGGGCCTGGTCTTCGAGGTGGAAGATGAGCGGCTGCAGAGGCGGGTGGCCCTCAAAGCCATCAAGCCCGAGCATTTCAACAGCCCCGAAAAACGCATCCGGTTCGAACAGGAGGCCCGGGCCCTGGCGCAGATCCACCACCCGGGCGTCATCGCCATCTACGACAGCGGCGAACTGGAGGACGGCACCATCTACCTGGTCATGGAGAGGCTGAAGGGCGCGACCCTGCGCAGCCTGCTGGACACCTTCGGTCCCGGCACGCCGGCTCAAGTAGGGAGCATGCTGCTGCAGTGCGCCGACGCGCTGGACGCGGCCCACAAGTCCGGGCTGATCCACCGGGATATCAAGCCCGACAACATCTTCGCCGCGGCCTCGCCCGATGGCCTGCGTTTCAAACTGCTGGATTTCGGCCTGGCCAAGGAAATGGCGGTGGACAGCACCCTCACCCAAACGGGCGTGGTCATCGGCACGCCGCTGTACATGTCGCCGGAGCAGATCCGGGACGAACCGATGGATGCGCGGAGCGACCTCTACGCGCTCGCGGTGGTGGGCTACGAGGCGCTCGCCGGGCAACGCCTGGTGCAATCCAAATCGCTGCCGGACATCCTGGTGGAAGTGGCCCACAAGGCGCCAAAACCATTGCGGGACCTGGTTCCCGGCCTGCCGCCGAAAATTTGCGCGGCCTTCGACCAGGCCCTGGCCAAGCATCCTTGGCAGCGGCCCGACAGCGTCCTGGCCTGGGCGGAGCAAATGGCGAAACGCCTGCTTCTCGTGCGGCTGGACCGCAAGGGCTGGCCTGAAAACCTTGAAGACACACCATCATCGGGATTCACGTCCTCGGGACATAGGCCACCTTCCAACGAGGGCTTGACCTACATTCCTGATGGCGATGAAACCAGGCTCATGGACGAGCGGCCAATGGCCAAAGGAATGGGTTCAGCCGGAGGAGAGGCCTAGTGCGCATCCTGGATATCTCGCCTCTCATTTCGGAACGCATCGCCGTGTGGCCCGGAGACGTTCCGTTTTCCCGGGCGGTGGGCAGCGCCATGGCGCGGGGCGACAACCTGGATCTCAGTTCCATCGCCGCCACGCTGCACCTGGGCGCCCACGCGGATGCGCCCTCCCATTACCTCCGCGATGGGCTGGGCATCTCTGATGTCGAGCTTCCCCCCTACCTCGGCCCTTGCCAGGTGGTGCGGGTCTCCCTGCCGCGGGGAGCTCGCATCCTGCCAGGGGACATCGGCGAGATCCTCGCGCCGCGCGTGCTCTTCCGCACACAGTCCTTTCCCGATCCCAGCCGTTTCAACACGGATTTCAACAGCCTCTCGCCGGAGCTGATCGAGCGCCTCCATGGCCAAGGCTGCGTATTGGTGGGCCTTGATACGCCGTCGGTGGATCCCTTTGATTCGACCGCCCTGGAAAGCCACGCCGCCCTGGCCCGCACGGGCATGCGCAATCTGGAAGGCCTCGTGCTGGACCAGGTGGATCCCGGGCTCTACACGCTCATCGCCCTGCCCTTGAAGCTGGAGGGCGCCGACGCATCGCCAGTGCGTGCCATTCTGATGGCGGATCTGGGATGATGTCTCCACGATCCCGGAGCAACCGATGACTGACCAACCTGACGGCTCCGACCTTGCAGAGCGCGTGAAGAAGCTCGAAGACCAGGTGGCCTGGCTCACGGCCCAGGCGCAAGCGGCGGCCCTGGCCGCGCCTGCCGCCGTGGGCGCTCCGCCGCGGCCCGTGCCGCGCCCCGGTCCGCCCCCCAGGCCGCCGAGGCTGCCGAAGCCTCCCACCGAAACCAATCCGATGCTCTGGATCGGTGGCATCGGCGCGGGCATCCTCCTGCTGGGCGTGATCTTCTTCCTGGGGTGGACCATCCAGCAGGGCTATCTGGGTCCAGGACCGCGGCTGCTCCTCGGATTGGCGGCGGGCAGCGCCATGACCTTCGGCGCCGCGATGATGATCGTGAAGGGCACCCGCAAGCTGGGCGTCTGCGTGCTGGCGGCGGGTCTCGGCACCTTGCTGCTCACGCTCTACTACGGCACCAGCACCGATCCCAAGTTGCTTTCCTCAAGCCTCGGATTCGCAGGCATCGGCCTCGCGATCATGTTCGGCGGGGGCCTCGCGGCCAAGGCGGAATCCGGCGGCGCCCTCGTGGTGACATTGATCATCGCCTTCTGGGCGCCCATCGCCTTCAGCGAGGGGGGCCACCACGAGGTGGCGCTCACCCTCTACCTGGGGGTGCTCATGGCCGCCGCCCTCGCCGTGCCCTACCTCGCCAAGGTCGGCGCCCGGTGGGGCGTGGCGCGCTGGGTGGCCGTCACGGGCCTGTGGATCCTGCTGGCGGCGGCCTCGCTGAGCACGGATCCGGAGGATGCCTTCACGATGCTCCTGCTGCTGGGCTTCCATGCCCTGCTGTCGGCGCTTTGGATCTGGCTTCCGGGCCAGGGGGAGGCGAAGCCCCGCACGCCGACGATCCTCTGGTTCCTGGTTTCCCTCAGCCTGACGAGCCTGGCCTGGGCGCTGTGGAAAAAATTGGCCTGGACGCCGGAGTGGTTCGCGGGGCCCGCGCTGCTGTTTGCCGCCGTGAACCTCGGCATGGTCAAGCCGCTCCGGGCGCGGCTCGGTTCAAAACAGGCGGATCTGGGCCTGCTGGTGCTGGCCGCGGGCCATCTGGCCTTGGCGGTCCCCATCGCCATGCACTGGAAATGGGTCGGACCGATGTGGGGCGCCTTCGCGCTGGGCCTCGCCTGGGCCGCGGGCCGGGCCGAGGGGATGGAGGATTGGGAGGAATCGGAAATCGCTTCGTTGCGGCGCCTGGCCTTCGGCATGGCGGTGCTGGCTTCCATCCGGTGGCTCGTGGGCAGCGTGGATGTGTGGGAGCACACCTTCTCCTACCGCTATTCCGGCAACCTGGCCTCAGGCATGCCGGTGCTCAACGGCGTCTTCGCCGAAGGCCTGCTGGTTTCCGCCGCCTGGCTGCTGATGGCGCGGCGCAAGGGGGCCATGGCGGTGCTCGCCTTCCTGGCGCTGGAATTCACGGCGAACCTGACGCTGGCCCTGGAAGCCGCGCGCATCGTCCATGCGGTCCAGGCGAGCGGCCTCCCCACCTATGCGGACTACGGAGGACGCTATCTGGAAACCCGGGGCGCCTCCATCGCGGTCACCCTCGTCTGGGCGCTCAGCGGCGCGATGCAATGGCTGCGCAGCTTCGCGGCGGAGGACCAAGGCGTGCGGCGCGCCCTCGCCGTGGGAGGCTACGTCTGGCTGGCCATCGCGAGCCTCAAATTGCTGGGCGTGGATACGAGCCAGGCCAGCGCCGGCGTGCGCGCCCTGGCCTTTCTCGCTGTGGGCGGCATCTTTTTGACCGTGGCCTTGCTGGCGAACAAGATGAAACGGCGGCCCGGGGAGGCAGCATGAACAGGACCGCCTTGGTGTTCTTAGCTGCGCTGCTGCTCGGCTGCGCTGCTGAGGACCGTTCCCGCGTGCAGCGCCGCCCCCTCGAGCTGGCCCCCCAGAATGGCTGGGCCCGGGTCCGGCTGGATGGCGAAGCGCAGCGGAACCGGCAGGGATTGTGGATCGGCGACGCCGAGGGCAATTCCATCCCGTTCCTCCTGGAGCGCGAAGGCCTGTGGGCGCCGCAGGTGCTGGAGACGGCCCACTACCTGGCGGGCAAGGATGCGAAGGGCTACCCCACCGCCGAGTTCGCGCTGGTTTTCCCGAACGGCTGGCAGGTGCGGGAGCGCGAACACCTGCGCCTCGATCTGGACCTCGAAGGCAAATCCCCCTGGGTGGCCCGCGTGGACATCTCCCGGCGCATGGAAAACGGCGGCTACCTGACCCTGGAACGGGCCTCGCCCTTTTTCGTCTACGACCTTGCCAACGACCGCCACACCTCGCAGATCACGCTGCCCTGGGATGCGGAGCGCTACCGCGTGACCCTGGTGCCCACCCAGGGTCACGCGCCGAGCCTCCGGGGCCTGCGCGTCACCGCGAGCACCTGGCCCGAACAACTGGACGCCGACGAAGTGGTCGAACCCCAGCGCATGAAGGAAGCCTTGGCTCCTTCTGGCGAATCCTGGCGCTTGAGCCTGCCCGCCGCGGAGCGCGTGGTGGGGGCGGACGTGCTGCTGAAGGCCCCGGTGGCGCCGGTCCACGTGAGGGTGGATGCGGAAGAAAAGGACGCGAACGGCTCGAGGCATCCATCGCTCAGGCCCATGGGCGGCGGCACTGTGTGGAACCTCCCGGCGCTGCAGACCCGCGCCACCCGCGTGGCGCTGGACCCCACCATCTCGGATCGGATGCGCCTCCAACTGCCGGAAAACACGACGCTCGAATCCGTGAAATTGCTGATCCGCCACGAGGCCCTGCTCTTCCCGGCGGAAGCCTCCAAACCCTACTACCTGCACTTCGGCGGCCGCGCGAAGCAGGCGCCGGGCAACTTGGGGGCTTTGCCGCCGAGCCGAGCGGTCTACAGCCGGAATCCGCTGAAGTTGATGGCCGCCGAGGCGGACCCCCATGGCCTTGGCATCATCCTCGACAAGGGCGACCAGACGCGGCCCTGGCTGGCCTGGGTGGTGGGCCTCGTGGTGCTGGTGCTTGGTTTCGCCGCCTTCAAATTGCTGCGGAGCGGCGAGGCGTGAGGCGCGGCGGTTGCCTGGTCAACTGGATTCCGCCATCATCCGCGGAGCTGGCTTCAACTGCACCAGCGCGATGCCCGCCAGGATCACGATCAGTCCCAGGCCCATCCGCAAACCGAAGGGCTCGTGCAGGAACAGGCTTCCCAGCAGCAGCGCCACCACGGGGTTGATGTAGGTGTAGGTGCCCATCTTGGCGGGGCTCCAGACGCGCGCCAGGTAGATGTAGGCGGTGAAGGCGAGCAGGGAGCCGAAGAGGGCGAGATAGCCCACTGCCAAGGCCGCCTTGAGCGTGAGGCCGTGGTGCAGGTAGCCGCCGCTCAAAGGCGCGGCCGCATGTCCGATGACAGCCGCGGTCAGCATCTGCACGCCGACCTGCTTCAGATAGGCGCTGCCCTGGATGTGGTGCTTTCCGTGGAGCGTCCCGAAGGACCAGATCATGGTGGCCAAGAGCAGCGCGCCCACCCCTCCGAGGTGGATCCGGCCCGCCAGGGGATTCGCCAGCACGCCCACCCCGACGAGCCCGATCAGCAGGCCGGTCCAGGCGCGCGGGCCCATGCGCTCGCCGCTGAAAAGGGCCAGGAACACCGGCACCATGGCGCAGATGATGGCGGCCATTCCGCTGCTGACCTTCAATTCGGCCCAGCTCACTAGGGCATTGGAACCCGCCAGGAGCAGGGCTCCCACGAGCAGCAGATGGGGCCAGTCCTCCTTCCGCAGGGACGGTTCCCGGCGCAGGAAACCCAGGCCCAGCGCCAGGATCCCGCCCACCGTGAAGCGCGCCGCCACCATGCCGTAGGGCGTGAAGGATTCCAGGCCCAGGGCGATGGCGAAATAGGTGGAACCCCACACGATGGCGCAGGTGAGATAGGCGAGCAGAGGCATTGTGGTGATTCCTTCACATCTTCGATTCGTTGATGCCGGGGCGGGCGCTGGCGCGTTCCACCTTGGCGACGCGCAGGGAAAAGGCCGCGTACCATTTTTCTTTCCCGAGACGCTGGGCCATGGCGTGTTCGATGTGGTTCTTCCAGGTTTTGATGGCCTCCTCGTCTGTCCAGTAGCTCACGGTGATGCCCAGGCCGCTGGCCTCCCGCACGCTCTCCACGCCGAGGAAGCCCGCCTGCTGGGCCGCCAGTTCGACCATGCGGTCCGCCATGCGGCCGTATCCCTCGTCGCCTTCCGTCCGCAGGCTCGTGAAGATCGCGGCGTAGTAGGGCGGTTCGGGCGTGTTCGCGATGAGCGGGTGCAAGGGGCTCATTTGCGCTTGGCCTTTTTGACGGGGGTTTCGTTCGGGAAGGGGCTCGGCCCGGGCTTTTCGAAATGGGTCTGGAGCACCACGGTGGTGCGCGTCGTGACCTGGGGGCCCAGGGCCCGGATGCTGCGCAGGCGCTCGCTCATGCCTAGGGGCGTGTCGGCCACCACCTTGAGCAGCAGGCAGTCTTCGCCCGC comes from Holophagaceae bacterium and encodes:
- a CDS encoding DUF3999 family protein — its product is MNRTALVFLAALLLGCAAEDRSRVQRRPLELAPQNGWARVRLDGEAQRNRQGLWIGDAEGNSIPFLLEREGLWAPQVLETAHYLAGKDAKGYPTAEFALVFPNGWQVREREHLRLDLDLEGKSPWVARVDISRRMENGGYLTLERASPFFVYDLANDRHTSQITLPWDAERYRVTLVPTQGHAPSLRGLRVTASTWPEQLDADEVVEPQRMKEALAPSGESWRLSLPAAERVVGADVLLKAPVAPVHVRVDAEEKDANGSRHPSLRPMGGGTVWNLPALQTRATRVALDPTISDRMRLQLPENTTLESVKLLIRHEALLFPAEASKPYYLHFGGRAKQAPGNLGALPPSRAVYSRNPLKLMAAEADPHGLGIILDKGDQTRPWLAWVVGLVVLVLGFAAFKLLRSGEA
- a CDS encoding antibiotic biosynthesis monooxygenase, which codes for MSPLHPLIANTPEPPYYAAIFTSLRTEGDEGYGRMADRMVELAAQQAGFLGVESVREASGLGITVSYWTDEEAIKTWKNHIEHAMAQRLGKEKWYAAFSLRVAKVERASARPGINESKM
- a CDS encoding EamA family transporter; this translates as MPLLAYLTCAIVWGSTYFAIALGLESFTPYGMVAARFTVGGILALGLGFLRREPSLRKEDWPHLLLVGALLLAGSNALVSWAELKVSSGMAAIICAMVPVFLALFSGERMGPRAWTGLLIGLVGVGVLANPLAGRIHLGGVGALLLATMIWSFGTLHGKHHIQGSAYLKQVGVQMLTAAVIGHAAAPLSGGYLHHGLTLKAALAVGYLALFGSLLAFTAYIYLARVWSPAKMGTYTYINPVVALLLGSLFLHEPFGLRMGLGLIVILAGIALVQLKPAPRMMAESS